In Deltaproteobacteria bacterium, a genomic segment contains:
- a CDS encoding chemotaxis protein CheX, translating into MKVELVNPFLAAAINVLRTMAFTEARAAKPFIKKDKKAVGDVTGIIGITGQATGSLSITFSQRCIENVVGNMFGEKIEGITDEVRDAVGEITNMISGDARRKMDEQGFNLKASIPTVISGSGHIIKHISPGPCVAIPFETDAGSFVVEVSLEEQDSG; encoded by the coding sequence ATGAAAGTTGAATTGGTCAATCCTTTCCTGGCTGCGGCCATTAATGTTCTCCGGACGATGGCGTTTACGGAGGCCCGGGCAGCCAAGCCGTTCATCAAGAAAGATAAGAAAGCGGTGGGGGACGTAACGGGCATCATCGGAATCACCGGGCAGGCTACCGGATCGCTGTCCATCACCTTCAGTCAACGCTGCATCGAGAATGTGGTTGGAAATATGTTTGGCGAAAAAATCGAAGGCATCACGGACGAAGTGAGGGATGCCGTCGGAGAAATCACCAACATGATTTCAGGTGACGCCCGAAGGAAAATGGACGAACAGGGTTTCAATTTGAAGGCATCGATTCCTACCGTGATCTCGGGTTCCGGACATATCATCAAACACATCAGCCCGGGCCCGTGTGTCGCCATACCCTTCGAGACGGATGCCGGCTCTTTTGTCGTGGAAGTCAGCCTCGAAGAACAGGACTCCGGCTAA